A genome region from Eurosta solidaginis isolate ZX-2024a chromosome 2, ASM4086904v1, whole genome shotgun sequence includes the following:
- the Sytalpha gene encoding synaptotagmin-1, with the protein MPSISYGKDMDSLIREDDVSVAQVGFYASISFLVVTVFGALFYISCSKKYRLNWFEKNLLESAAETQNPEQSTDPLVAGAAGFNDDNVSECSRSRSICKTNGSHTSINTDDPSFWVPPPRKTVQQQVSTSAEESPPPTPTSPTGSLKSNTLSLSSTSSVPITRSDKHVVLGMTPSRPKVSSMSAKLDHTKIDMSLYRNNSQQKGSPQGSDEIRGNIHMSLVYDPIAGMLSVHLIEAQNLQPRDFSGTADPYAKVRLLPEKKNFWQTRIHKKTLNPIFDEDFVFEESPNQINRRTIEILLYDFDAYSRHVCIGGTQIPLNSLDLTDKVDLWTPLGSCSEQDLKVDLGDVMVSLSFLPSAERLTVTLIKARNLRIIDDSRNSSDPYIKVALISGGKKIKKRKTGVARNTVNPVYNEALIFDVNKEILKNCLIEFTVVHDGLLGSSEILGRGVIGNSTEVRPDERIFFEEMFRSKNSLAQWVPLQETSNMRSNVNAVVPNTPTNVN; encoded by the exons ATGCCTTCCATAAGCTACGGCAAGGATATGGATAGCCTCATAAGGGAGGATGATGTTTCTGTGGCACAAGTAGGCTTTTATGCCTCCATATCCTTTCTGGTGGTAACTGTCTTTGGAGCGCTATTCTATATTTCTTGCTCAAAAAAATATCGACTCAATTGGTTTGAGAAAAATTTGCTGGAATCAGCGGCAGAGACGCAGAATCCAGAACAGAG CACCGATCCACTTGTTGCGGGCGCAGCCGGTTTCAATGACGACAATGTAAGCGAATGTTCACGTTCACGTTCGATTTGTAAAACCAATGGTAGTCACACATCAATCAATACTGATGATCCCTCATTTTGGGTACCACCACCACGCAAGACTGTACAACAACAGGTTTCAACATCAGCAGAAGAGTCGCCACCACCCACACCCACTTCACCAACGGGTAGTCTCAAATCGAATACACTCTCCTTGTCTTCAACCAGTTCAGTACCCATAACACGTTCCGATAAACATGTAGTTTTGGGTATGACTCCAAGTCGACCGAAAGTATCATCAATGAGCGCAAAATTGGATCATACAAAAATTGATATGTCACTGTATCGAAAT AATTCCCAACAGAAGGGTTCACCGCAAGGTAGCGATGAAATTCGTGGAAATATTCATATGAGCTTAGTATATGATCCCATTGCTGGAATGCTTTCCGTACATTTAATTGAG GCACAAAATTTGCAACCAAGAGACTTTAGTGGTACCGCTGATCCTTATGCTAAAGTACGTCTTCTTCCCGAGAAAAAGAATTTCTGGCAAACGCGCATACATAAAAAGACACTCAACCCAA TTTTCGATGAAGACTTTGTTTTCGAAGAGAGTCCAAATCAAATCAATAGACGTACAATAGAAATTTTGCTCTACGACTTTGATGCCTATTCACGTCACGTTTGTATTGGTGGCACGCAGATACCACTCAACAGTCTGGACCTAACTGATAAGGTAGACTTGTGGACTCCATTGGGATCATGTTCTGAACAG GACCTCAAAGTTGATTTGGGAGATGTTATGGTTTCTTTGTCATTCCTACCATCGGCTGAGCGACTTACAGTGACGCTTATTAAAGCGCGTAATTTGCGTATAATCGACGACTCACGCAACTCATCAGATCCATATATCAAAGTTGCGCTTATTTCGGGTGGTAAAAAGATCAAGAAGCGAAAAACTGGTGTGGCACGTAATACAGTCAATCCGGTATACAATGAGGCGCTAATATTCGATGTGAATAAAGAGATATTAAAGAATTGTCTTATTGAGTTTACGGTAGTACATGATGGACTATTAG GTTCCAGTGAAATACTTGGGCGTGGTGTTATTGGTAACTCTACAGAAGTACGCCCGGATGAACGCATATTTTTCGAGGAAATGTTTCGTTCCAAAAATTCACTTGCACAATGGGTTCCATTACAAGAGACAAGCAACATGCGCTCCAATGTGAATGCGGTAGTGCCAAATACACCAACCAATGTTAACTAA